The genomic DNA GTGAAACACTGGACTATCGCCACGGCGTGCTTCTCATCGCAGGTGCACTGATCGGAACCCCGATCGGTTCAACCCAGCTGAAGAACTTTGCGACGGATAAGGTGAAACGCATGCTCGCTTTCCTGTATATCATCGTAGCAGCAAGCGTCATCCTCAAGCTGCTTCAGATCCCGACCCTGTCCCTGATTCTGATCGGCGCGGCCATGGTAGCTTTTTTCGCCGTCTTGATCAACAAGCAAAGAAAAGAGCCGAGTGCATCAGCTTAGGTACAGAGAAGAAGCCCACGTCATCTGACGTGGGCTTCGTTTTTATGTTGCAGCGGTAATGGAACGGGCCATGCGAAACCAGTTTATATAAACCAGGATGATGAAAAATATACTGATTCCTATGGGAAGTCCATAATGGGGTCCCTCGAACACAGTATTATAAAAGTCGATAGGGGTCATGGCAATGGCTGCAACCATACTGATCAAGGCGAGGATGATCACTGAAAGTCTGCGATTACCGGCATTCCGGATAATAAACAGTGCAGTGGTGCACAGCAGCCATAAGCTGAGGACCAGTAGCGCATGAGAAATGCGATCCTCGAGATGGGTGTGAAGATGGTATACGACAAATGATAAGATCGCTATCGCCACAATCGGGATAACCATGAGAATATTCAGCTGCACCAAAGCGGGCTTGCGGACAATGTCTTCTTTAACTTCTAAAAATGATATGACACTATAATAAGACAGGGCACCTAGAAGCAGGGATAAAACAATGATCATACATATCACTCCGTATTAATTATTCTTGTATAATAATACATGGATTTTCTGGAAAAATCTATAGAAAACCTGCTCCCTATGGTATGATAGAAGGAGTGTTTTGAAAGAATATCCATGAACTGAAACTCTGGCCGGTGTTGAACCGTATAAGAATATGGAACATCATTGCTTGGAATTCACGTAGGGAGTTTAATGCTGTATGAGCTTGGAATCAGTTGAACAAATCATCGCCAATTATGGCTATATAGCCGTCTTTTTATTACTCACACTGGGGATCGTCGGACTGCCTGTCCCTGATGAGGTCCTGATGATGCTGGTCGGGTATTTCACAAATGTCGGGACCCTCAACTATGAACTGGCCGTATTGTTCAGTTTTGGAGGCGCCCTTGTCGGGATGACCATCAGTTACTTCATTGGCTACAAAGCCGGTCGACCGTTCCTTGATAAATACGGGAAATGGGTGGGACTGAAGGAAAAGCGTTTGCGAAGGGTCGAACAGTGGATGGAGAAATATGGATCGTATTCTTTGATTATCGGCTATTTCATTCCCGGCGTAAGGCATATCACCTGCTATTTTTCGGGGATTGCCCGGATGGATCTTAAACAGTACTTCCTGTTCGTCGCCATCGGATCCCTCCTTTGGACGTCGGTCTTCATCACCATCGGGAGGATGGCAGGTGTCATTACACTATAAAATTGTAAAAGCCAACGGGACTGGTCTCGTTGGCTTTTCTCGTTCAATTTTTTGATGATGTTATGGTTTTTATGAAGTAAGGGCCAACAGTGTGAGCTTAAGGATTAGTGAGATGATGGAGATTAGTATAATAGTTCACAGGTAAACTAATATTTGCAAATGGATTGTGACCGTGTTATTCTGTTTTTGTTCACTAGTAAACATAAAGGAGTTTGTTGCATGAAACAAATCATTTATGAATCGTATCTAGAATTACTTCACCTGAATGAGCAGAAAGCCGATTCAATTCAATCTTTATTCGGCATCTACCTTAACAAAGATGAACCACTTGATCTTTTACCTGGTAACATGACGAGCATCCACGTCATTCAGTGCATCGGTGACCATGAACCCATCAATCATAAGGGGATTTCCCGAACGATGATGATTTCCAAGGCTAACATCACAAAGGTTACCCGCAAACTGCAAGAAGATGGGCTGATTAGGACGGTTAAACTGAATGATAACAAAAAAGAAGTCTACTATAAGCTGACACCCGAAGGCAGGAAAGTCCACGACATGCACATGAAGCTTCACAACGAGAAAAAAAGGGCGTTCATGAATATGATCGAAGCATTTTCAGTGGAGGAACAACGGACCATTGCATCGTTTCTGGAAAAAATGACCGAGAGCATAAGACATGAACATGACCAACTCTAAGACTCGTTCACGCAATCAATCAATTTTGTATCTCATGTCCCTAGTAGCTTTCTTTGCTTCGCTTAACCAAAATATTTACACCCCATTGATTCCCTCGATA from Rossellomorea marisflavi includes the following:
- a CDS encoding DedA family protein → MESVEQIIANYGYIAVFLLLTLGIVGLPVPDEVLMMLVGYFTNVGTLNYELAVLFSFGGALVGMTISYFIGYKAGRPFLDKYGKWVGLKEKRLRRVEQWMEKYGSYSLIIGYFIPGVRHITCYFSGIARMDLKQYFLFVAIGSLLWTSVFITIGRMAGVITL
- a CDS encoding MarR family transcriptional regulator, encoding MKQIIYESYLELLHLNEQKADSIQSLFGIYLNKDEPLDLLPGNMTSIHVIQCIGDHEPINHKGISRTMMISKANITKVTRKLQEDGLIRTVKLNDNKKEVYYKLTPEGRKVHDMHMKLHNEKKRAFMNMIEAFSVEEQRTIASFLEKMTESIRHEHDQL